The region TGTCGACCAGCGCGACGATCCCGGCAAGCCCCTCGTCGCGCGCCACGAACAGCGTCACGCCCGGCTGCTCGAGTTCGGCCACATCGAGCTTGTGGTACGCCTCGGGCGGGTAGAGGCTGAGCGCGTACTCGTCGGCGAGGCGCATCAGCTCGAGCACGTCGGGCTGACGCGGGGGCTCGATGGTGATGGTGGTTGGCATGCGTCAATTCTGTCCCCTTGACCGCCCGTCCTGGGCTCGAGAAGGATGGGCGCATCGCGCAATGAACGGATTTGTCAGCGACGTTCACGAAGGCTCATTTGCCTCTACCGGAGCGCGTCCCCCGCGTGTTCATTTCGCAGCGACGTTGAACGGTTCTATCGGGGGTAGGCCGGCGGCAAGGTCGACGCCACGATGGCGGCGAACGCGGGCGACAAGCGTTGCGAGTACGAAGCGTTGAAGTGGCCGCTGTCTCGGTAGATTATGCGGTTCCTGTCGACCACCGGGCATACGTCTGTGCAAACTAGGGTCGACGGGTCAAAGTAGACAGCATCTACGGAAGCCGCGGTGGCGATATCCCGCTCTCGATCAGCCGGAGGCAAGGCAATGTCGATCGGTGTGGCGCAGTTGTCGACCGATTTGAGATTGCGGTAGAGACAGTCGCCGATGTCATCGGCCGATTCCGGGAATCGGCCGAAATACACAAGAGGCGCAATAGACGCCAGCGAGCGGGCGATGGGTGATACTCCGACTTCCCATTCCGAGATTTCCGAATCGGACATGTTCAGGGGGTCCTCAACGCCGTATCCATAACCCCGGTTCGCAAACAGTATGAGGTCGGGATCGATCGCCTCTATGCGCGCGACTGCCTCGCTTCGCCAGACGCTGCACCCCGGAGATTCCACCTCTTCTTGCGTAGCTGTGACAGGAACTTCAGCTAGTGGGCATCCACTTTTCGCAACGCCGAATAGCTTCCAACCGTTCTCTCGAGCCGCCTGGTCGCCGGCGGGCCACCAATGCCCAGCTTGAGAATCCCCGGCCAAGACCACCGTGGTGTCGCCATTCGGATCCCCGCCTACACACGTCGCTGCAGTGATTCCCATACAACCCAGGAACACGTCCGCGAGATCCGCGGGAAGGGCCTCGAGCGTCGGTTCGACGTTTTGTGGCAGCCAGCCCGGTGACACGATATCCACGGGTTTGTCGAACACGATTGTGGATTCGTGTACGGCAGCGCTTACGCGCACAGGCCCACCGACTGCGACCGCCGGACCACCCGTCGTCGGGAATGACGCCGTCGCGGCGATGAGCGAAAGCACCACGGTGAGGGTTGAAGCGATGCCGATCACAACTACTCTCGCGGGCGGAAGCGAAATTCCTAAACGCGCTCCTCGACGTTCGATGCCGTAATAGGTCGCCACTGACAGGAGCGCACTGACTGCGAGAAGAGCTAATTTCGCCGGATTGCTGAAGCCTACGATCGCCACGCCGAACGTCAGCACGGGCCAATGCCATAGGTACAGCGAGTAAGAAATGTCACCTATGAAGCGGAGAGGTGGGACCCCTAAACCACTCGCGATACCTTCGTGATGATACGAGCCAGCCCAGATGACAAGCGCTGTGCCAACGGTGGGGACCGCGGCGGTCCAACTGGGGAAGGGGGTGAGGTCAGAAAAAATGAGCGCTGACGAGAAAATCGCGACTATTCCGATTGCGGCGGCAACCGACGTCACGACCGCCGAAGGTTGGCGCTTGACCAAGAACACGAGAAACGCAACCGCGCCTCCGATGGCTAGCTCCCATGCTCGGGTCCCCAGCGAGTAGTAGGCGTCGTTCGAGCCGGACGCCGTGAGGGCCACCGAGGCGCCGAGAGAGACGACCAGGGCCGACGCCAAGACCACGGGGGCGACGAGCCGCCACCGACGCTTGGCAAGAAGTGCCACCACCAAAAGGACGGCCGGCCAGACGAGGTAGTACTGCTCCTCCACGGCGAGCGACCAGAAATGCATGAACAGCGAAGGATCCGAATTCGCAAAATATCCATCAGGGCTTTGCGCAAGATGGAAATTGGCGAGATACGCGGTAGACCACGCCGCATCTTCGAGCACGTTCGCTTTCTGGAGCGGCCCGAACAGCACCAACGCGGCTCCCACCGTCGCTGCTGTCACCGTTAGTGATGCGGGAAGGAGGCGACGGAGACGCCGAGCATAGAACGACCGCATCGAGATCCGACCGGTGAGGTCAATCTCCTTGATAAGGAGGAGGGTGATCAAGAAGCCGGAAATGACAAAGAAAACATCGACGCCGACGAATCCTCCCGGGATCACCGCGGGGAAATAGTGATAGACAACGACAGCCACAACCGCTACCGCCCGCAATCCCTGAATGTCACCCCGCTTTGGTGTCGCGGAGGCTCGTTGCACCTTGAAATTCTAATGGGAGGCCACGTTTGCCTCGCTGTAGAGAGACACGAGCCGATATGTGGCTCGAGTCCATGAGG is a window of Conyzicola nivalis DNA encoding:
- a CDS encoding acyltransferase family protein; the encoded protein is MQRASATPKRGDIQGLRAVAVVAVVVYHYFPAVIPGGFVGVDVFFVISGFLITLLLIKEIDLTGRISMRSFYARRLRRLLPASLTVTAATVGAALVLFGPLQKANVLEDAAWSTAYLANFHLAQSPDGYFANSDPSLFMHFWSLAVEEQYYLVWPAVLLVVALLAKRRWRLVAPVVLASALVVSLGASVALTASGSNDAYYSLGTRAWELAIGGAVAFLVFLVKRQPSAVVTSVAAAIGIVAIFSSALIFSDLTPFPSWTAAVPTVGTALVIWAGSYHHEGIASGLGVPPLRFIGDISYSLYLWHWPVLTFGVAIVGFSNPAKLALLAVSALLSVATYYGIERRGARLGISLPPARVVVIGIASTLTVVLSLIAATASFPTTGGPAVAVGGPVRVSAAVHESTIVFDKPVDIVSPGWLPQNVEPTLEALPADLADVFLGCMGITAATCVGGDPNGDTTVVLAGDSQAGHWWPAGDQAARENGWKLFGVAKSGCPLAEVPVTATQEEVESPGCSVWRSEAVARIEAIDPDLILFANRGYGYGVEDPLNMSDSEISEWEVGVSPIARSLASIAPLVYFGRFPESADDIGDCLYRNLKSVDNCATPIDIALPPADRERDIATAASVDAVYFDPSTLVCTDVCPVVDRNRIIYRDSGHFNASYSQRLSPAFAAIVASTLPPAYPR